TTCGGAGGATTTCGAGGCAGCGGATGCGATAGAAAGTGTATGGAGTCTAGAACATGAGTCTAGATCAATTGGTGACAACTCATCCTGGAAGAGTGTTGTTAAAAAGTGAGTCATCTTGGAGGAGTGTTGTTAAAGAGTGAGGTCTTGGGTTTGAGTAACGCCAAGTGAACCAACAACCTAATTATGGAGTCAGAGAGAACTCATAATGGAAGGGTTGGGGTCGGTGCTCTGCATGACTGTGAACCGGATTCCGAGGGTGTTGTCACATGCATTGTTTCTGACGGAGAGAAAAGATGGAGAGGGCGAGCAAAAAGTTCCATGAGATCAAGGTAGCCACAGTTGTCTTCCGTCCCAAGTTTCGAATTATCTCAATTGTTGATAATTATTAGGAACTTCAGGGTCATCTTCATGGGTAATCATCAGATTAGAAAAAGTTAACCATTTCTGAATATAGCTTTACTTGACTATAAGAAACACGTGATACGTGTGATACACATAAGATGACACACCATCACAATGAATGAAGAAAACACATTCAGATAAGTCTTATAACAAATTACTCAGATATTAGGAAACACTTTTTTGTTTAACGCTGAATCTTCATTAGAACTCATTACAGTACAAGCCAAGCATAACATTCTACTCCTAAAGTTAGTGTTACCAGCCACGCTGACCCAAAACATGAACTAAGTTGGTTAATTGTTGTAATCCAAATAATGAACTATGTAAAACAAACAAAAAAAAACGTAGGAAGTACAATAATTATCCTCTGTTTTTTTCTTCTCACGTACTCCTTCAGAATACCATGGATTTATTACTTGTGGAGTACGCTCTTCTTCTTCACCGTCTTTTGTTTCTTATTGTTGTGATGCTGCATTTACCATTCAAGTTCAAAATCAAAAGTTTAATTGCTCATCGAAGAATTTTTTTTTCTTTGCAAATTTATCTAACAAAAAAATGAGCCTTTTTGTCTTTCTGCAGCCTCCTGGTCTGTTCTCTCTTTCCAGATGCTCTTTCTTAGTTTTATGGGACGGTTCCCAGCATACTTACCTGTGTATTTATATGAAATCAATTGACTTCAATAAAATGTTTCTTTTGTTTCTTATTGTTGTGATGCTGCATTTACCATTCAAGTTCAAAATCAAAAGTTTAATTGCTCATCGAAGAATTTTTTTTTCTTTGCAAATTTATCTAACAAAAAAATGAAGTTAAGTTACTTGCCTTTTGTCTTTCTGCAGCCTCCTGGTCTGTTCTCTCTTTCCTGCTACTCTTTCTTAGTTTTATGGGACGGTTCCCAGCATACTTACCTGTGTATTTATATGAAATCAATTGACTTCAATAAAATGTTTCTTTTGTTTCTTATTGTTGTGATGCTGCATTTACCATTCAAGTTCAAAATCAAAAGTTTAATTGCTCATCGAAGAATTTTTTTTTCTTTGCAAATTTATCTAACAAAAAAATGAAGTTAAGTTACTTGCCTTTTGTCTTTCTGCAGCCTCCTGGTCTGTTCTCTCTTTCCTGCTACTCTTTCTTAGTTTTATGGGACGGTTCCCAACATACTTACCTGTGTATTTATATGAAATCAATTGACTTCAATAAAATGTTTCAATGGCAATGATTATGAAACAAAATCATATAACTAGTTCTGAAGAAAAACAGTGAAATAAGATATCAAGATGAATCAACACATCAAACAGATGCTTACCATTCATTTCTTTAAGGGCAGCAGCTAGATCCGCAGGATCTAAGAAACTCACAAACCCATAACCCTTGGTTTTACCAGTTCGCTTGTCTCTAATGACCTGTCACGGTAGATGAGAATTTTATGTTCTGTAAAAGCTTTTAACCACAAAAAAAAAACTCACACTAAATACTTCTCTTTGTGATTCAACTAGTAATGATCCGTGTATACTCTAAAAGGTCAACCATGTTCTGTACATATTGCAAATGCATCACAGTTGACGTTTTTAGCAATCTAACCAACCAGAAGGGAGAACAATTATTGTAATCATATGACGTCTTTCTACACATATGTTCATAGTAAACCAAGCATGAATCATCACAAAACCCGAAAAGGAGGAGAGATATACACACTTAACTTTGGCCATATTGAAGGTTGGGAATCGAGCAAACGCCTTGGAAAGAACATCATCATTTACTTCATTCCCAAGATCACCACAAAACAGGCGATAGTCATCTGACACAAAAAATTGTGGAAAACAGAGTTATAATAAATCCATTTTCACCCAAAGCCTAACATTGATAACAATCAGAGAACTCAAGGTAAAGAAGAGGAAGGGCATTGCTTACTTTCTGGCCACTCTGCAAGAGTAGGATCCTCCCAAGACTGTCCAGCAGCTTTACGAGGAATAGCTCTCTTCTTAGTCTCCGCTTTGTGTTCGGTTTCGCTACTAGCCAAAGCAGCTTTCACATTCTCAAGCGCTTCTGGTGTGATAGTTTGTGCATCTCTCTGGAACAACTGATGTGCCTGTGTATATATATGATTGTTAGTTACACAATTAGAAAATTCTGGAGAATGGGCTTTAAATATATGGACCGAGCCCACTAGTTTCTGAACAAAATCAATACTAAACAAATAAAGACCAGGTGGAGTAAGTGGCTAAACCGGTTTAGAAGCGATTACTGGAAAGGCCAAAACACTCTTGAATAGAGCTAACCGATCTTTTCGCGATTAGGTCTGGAGTGTTGACAAAAAAAAGGGATCTGGAGTGAATAAAGATAGTGAATCTGAATCAATCATGAGAAATGGAATGAGATTCTGCTAAATCTAATCAAATTACAGTATATTGACAACAATTTAAACGAATATTAATAGATTACGGTATATTGACAACAAATTAAACGAATATTAAGTATATTTATAGTGCTTTAGTTTTACATTTGGTTTAAGTCTTTTAATATTAATTTATTATTATATTATAAATCATGATTATAATTATTGCACTGAAGACTTATATAACCCATAATTTTATTTTATTTTATTTTATTTTATTTGTTAATTTATATTTGATGTTTGTAGTGTTTTAGGTATCTGTCTCTTCACTTCACTCAGCAACACAAACATATCATCCACTTCATCTTCTGGAGTCATTTGGTAGCTTAGTTTCTGATGCCTGCATACATTAAATCCTCAGAATAATAATCCAACTAAAACAAACAAAAAAATGGATTATAATCTCAAGCAAAAGCCTAAACCTGGAAGAACCTATGATTCTCCTTCTGAACAATGGCACATTCATGCATTCTGCATAGGTCACAATAATCTGGTGGCCTACCTGAAGGAGAAACATTCAATTTAACAATCAGACTCCAGTATTCACAAACTCTGTGTATTATTCTATTTACAATATCTTAGCCTTCTCAAGAATAAAAAACTCAGATTTAAAAATCATGATACATTGACCAGATTCATATAAACACAGTTCTATGTATATGTGAGATAAATAAAAACCTAATCTTTCTTAAAACCCTTGTTCAAATTCAACTAACGTATTCAGCTTTCCCTCACAATCATGAACATTATATGATTATATCTAACCATGAAAGACAAAAGAAGAAGCAGAGAGAGAGTCTTACAGTTTGATACATGTAGCTGTCCAGCTCATCAACCGGTAACAAGTTCGCCAATGCAACGATCTATTAAAACACACAAATAAGCAAACCCACAAGTGAGATTTAAAAGTTCATATATATCACAAAAAGACACAAACTTGTTTTAAGGTAGTTTCAGGACAACAAGTAAAGAGAAGAATAGACACCTCGTGACCGTGTTGGATACACTTCATCATGACATAGCAGCTATCTTTGCCGCCACTCACTAAAGCCACAACCTTCATTTCTTTCTCTCTTTAGTTGCAGTGAGGGAGGTTCTTCTCTATGTCGTCGCCGGCGACTTTAAGAAAACAGAAGAAGAATTTTATAAATTATAGGAATGTGGCATGACTTCTCTCCTTGTTATTCGATTGGCCCCGTTAGTTTATTTTTTGTCAATGTGTAACCTAAATCTTTTTTTTTTGCGTGTGTGAGACCAAGTGGTATCTGATCTGCGATTAAACACATTAAACCAATTAAACCAACCGGTTTATTCATTCATGTCCTTACTTGTGGGTTGTTAAACTCGCTATGGCCAACTGGTATATGATCTTTTACAAGAATAAAAGTGGTCCTTTTTAGTCCCGATTTTTTAACAACTCGCTAGGTCCGGGGTTTATTTACCTGGATCAAACTTTTCATCATTCTTTTCACATTCTTTTAGTGCTAACATTCTACCAAAAGGACCACTTTTATTCTTGTAAAGACTAATCTCATGATTAACAACCAAGTCTTGTTTCTCAAATTCTCCATGATAGAAAGTTTTCACACATTTGATGAATCCTTCTAAAATCTCTATGTCATACTGGATAGTAGGGTCTTTGTAGAAATTATAAGGGCTGAAAAAGTAAGCAGCCATATGCAAAGGAGAATCCAGCCTTCTTTTCATTTTCTCATCAATAATCCTGAATATAGGTTGATAGTTCTTCTCCAAATGGCCAGTAGCTTCTTTAATAGACTTCTTAGCTTCCAAAAGCCCACCATAAACAAACCCAAGAGATGGTATCTTCTCTCCATCAGCCAACCGAAGAACCTTCACCATAGGGGTGAATACTTTCAAAATAACCATGACACTACTCCAAAATGCATAACTCATCACAGTATCAGATGCAGTCTTACCCTTCACAGACTTCGAATGCTTACAATCATGCTACTCATCACTGTTGAACATGCTCTTCAGTTGCCCCTTTTTCTCATAAAGACTTTGTAGCGTGAGGAAACATGTTGCAAACCTTGTTGCTCCTAGCCTCACAATATCCTTCTTCTTTGTATATGTTCTCATCATTGACAATGTTGTATGATGAGCATAAACAAATATGGTGACAACCTTTGCTTGTTCAATCACATTAGCAAACCCGGGCAACTTAGAAATCCCTTCAAGCATCAAATCCATACTGTGAGCAGCACATCCAGTCAGACTCTTGGCCTCTTCTCTTTAAGAAACTTTGCAGCAGCTACATTATTGGTTGCATTATCCGTGACCACTTGCACAACCTTTTCAGCCCCTAAATCTTCTATACACTTGTCAGTATAGTTAAAGATATACTCGTCTGTGTAAGAATCTTTGGAAGCATCCTTTGATAACAGAAAACAAGTCCCTCCTCTTGAGTTAACACACAAATTCATGATGCTTCTTCTTTTCATATCAGTCCATGAATCTGTCATCACCGAGCAACCTTCTCTGTCCCATTCTTCTTCTAATGCCTTCAACTTCTCTTTTGTTCTCTGTTTCTCTTCATTCAGCAATGGTTCTTTCAACTGATACTGAGTAGGAGGTATTCACCATGGCCCAAACTGTCCTAAAGCTTCACAGAACAGCCTAAAGGACTCATTGTCAATCGCATTGAATAGAATATTTGACTGATAAATCCATCGAGCACAATATTGATGTACAATATGTGTCTTCTCTTTTGATATAGCATCATGGATGTTCTGTTGACGTGTCTGAGAAGCCAAAGAAGCTTCAGGGTTGATGACAGTTGCAAACTGATCAAGAGGACCTTGGAAGTGAGGAGCTTTAAGAGTTCCAAGCTTTTTTTCTAGTTCCTCAACATTGCTATTCTTTTTTATGTTAACCTCTCCCCTTATAGCTTCCTCATGCTTCCTCTTCTTATTTTATTTCTCCTTTGCTTCCATTATGGCATTCTTACACTTCTCTTGATCTCCTTTGATGACCTGGGACATGCTGAGACATTACCCTTTAAGTGACCAATGTGCTCTTTCATTATGTAGACGCCACCAGAAAACTCTTTGCCACATAATCTACATCTCACTTTGTCTGGAACTTGTGGATCACATAGCAGACCATACTCCCAACCTACATCATTTGAGTTTCGTTTCAGAAGTGGAGGTGTATCTGTTGCTGGATTGTCCATTCTTTCTTAAGCTGAAATATCAATAAACAATTTGACAATAAAAGAAAATCATTATACTTTGGTCATTGTGGTTACTAAAATACAAATATCACTATAGAGATAAAATATATAAGGAGAACATCAATATGTGACCATTTCTTTAACATGGCTTCACACGACATTCTTTTTTTTTGTCAGCTTAACACGACAAAAGATGGCTTCACATGACAAAATTAAAAACTTCCAAAGTCAAGCTAACAAATAAAATAGAAAAATCAGTACGTGACCATTTCAATTCAAGTAAACCGTACAAATTATTAACTCAACATTCGGCAAGCGTACTTCAAGCAACTTTAAAGAGAATCGATAATGGAATCATAGAATTTTGGTCGCTTCTCTATTTGATTTCATTGAACGGAAACACAACAACCATTGTCTGATTATGCTATCATAGAATTTACCCGGAGGAGAAGATTCGAGTCTATTCGTTTTTTCTTCATCTGAAAACTTATTTGTAAGGTATGAGATTCTTTACTAACTATAAGCTTGAATTTTTTTTAATTAGAAAAAAAAGTTTCTTATTTTTTTGGTCAAAACTATCAAGGATAGATGTATATATGGAAAGGATACGTATGTAAATCATATTAACCTAGACATAGAGAGCTCTCTCTACACATATATATATTGTACCGTGTTGCACCTAATAACACTCACGTTCTCTAATCTATATGGTATCAGAGCCGTCGCTCCTAAAAACCTAACCTTTCTTCTCCAAAAATTTCGCCTTCTTTTTTCATCTACCATGGTGTCTCCAAACAATTCTACAACATTCACCGAAATCATAAACACCAACCCAAACAATCAAACCATCCTAAATATAAACATGTCCAATGTTTCAAAACTGTCAACCACAAACTACCTCATGTGGAGTCTTCAAGTCCACGCTTTGATCGACGGTTATGGTCTTATCGGTCATCTTGATGGATCAACCGTGACACCACCATCTGCAGTAACGGTTGATGGTGAAACAAACCCAAATCCAGACTATACGATTTGGAAAAGATCGATTGATCTATAGCGCCTTGCTAGGTGCGATCACCCTCCCTATTCAACCGTTGGTGTCAAGAGCCCTCACGGCTGCTCAAGTTTGGGAGACTATAGCCTCCACTTACGCCAAACCTAGCCGTGCCCACATCAAAAACCTGAGGAATCAACTCAAGCTGTGGAAGAAAGAAAGCAAGACGATTGATGTCTTTGTTCAAGGCATCACTACACGCGTGGATTAACTAGCTATTCTCGGAAAACCTATGGATCATGAAGATCAAATTGATGCACTTCTTGAGGGCTTACCTGATGAATACAAGCCTGTCATTGATCAGATTGAAGGCCGTGAGACACCTCCAACTCTCACTGAGATACATGAGAAGTTGCTGCATCATGAGGCTAAACTAGCCGCTACCGTTGGCTCGTCCATCATTCATGTATCTGCGAATATGGTGCAACAGAAAGGTCAAGGTTCTTACCAGAACAAGAACAAGAATCACAACAACTACTACAACAATCAGCAGAGGCCACAATCCAACAACTTCGATTGGCAGCAGAAACCTCGTGCATCAAGACCATACCTTGGCAAATGTCAAATCTGTGGAACTCAAGGCCATGGAGCAAAGCGATGTCCTCAGCTTCAGACATACCAAGCGGCTGCTCAATCACTTTTCACGCCATGGCAGGGACAACCGAGGGCTAATATCGCCGCCGCGAATCCATACACTGCTAACAACTGGTTACTTGATAGTGGGGCAACACACCACATCACGTCGGACTTGCAGAACCTGCAACTACATCAACCATATGAAGGAGGTGAGGCTGTCATCATTGCCGATGGTTCCAATCAGTCTATAACACACACGGGTTCTCTTACGCTTCCCTCTCAACATAAGAATATCGTGCCAAGTGATGTTTTGTGTGTTCCTAAAATTAACAAGAACCTCATCTCGGTTTATGGTTTGTGTAATACTAACCAAGTATCTGTGAAATTCTTTCCTTCCTCATTTCAGGTGAAGGATCTGAACACGGGGACCCGGTTAATCCAAGGCAAAACTAAAGCTCAACTATATCAATGGCCGACAGGAAACTCATTACCTACGGCTATGTTTGCTTCACCATCTCCTAAGGCTACACTATCCTCTTGGCATTCCCGCTTGGGACATCCATCTATCTCTATTCTAAACAAAACAATTTCTCAGTTTTTTCTTCCTGTTTCTCAGCTTTCTCAAAAAAATTTATCTTGCTCAGATTGTTTGATTAATAAAAGCCATAAACTTTCATTTTCTACTTCTAGTATAACTTCAACAAGACCTCTTGAGATTATTTTTTCTGACGTATGGTCATCTCCTATTCTCTCAACAGATCAGTTTAAATACTACCTCATTCTTGTTGATCATTATACCACATATACATGGCTTTACCCTATCAAATTAAAATCCCAAGTCAAAGAGGTCTTTGTAGCCTACAAGAAACTAGTTGAGAACAGGTTCCAGCACAAAATTGGAACTTTATTCTCTGATAATGGAGGGGAGTTTCTGGCATTGAAAGCGTACCTTCAGGAACATGGTATCTCTCATCTCACTTCACCGCCACATACGCCGGAACACAATGGTGTTGCAGAACGGAAACACAGACATGTCGTAGAGACAGGCCTCACGTTAATGACTCAGGCAATGATGCCGAAGGAGTATTGGACATTCGCCTTTGCGGCTGCCATCTATTTGATTAACAGAATGCCTACTCCAAACCTTGATTTTCACTCGCCGTATCAGAAGCTGTTCACCAAAGCTCCTAACTATAACCGTCTTCGAGTATTTGGGTGTCAGTGCTTTCCGTGGCTGCGTCCGTATACTCAAATCAAGATGGAATACCGATCTAAACCGTGTGTGTTTCTGGGCTATTCGACAACTCAGAGTGCTTACTTCTGCCTCCACTTGCCCACAATGAGGTTCTACACCTCCAGACATGTTGCATTCCAAGAGTGTCTTCCCCTTTGCAACATATGGCTCCAATGGTATCCCAAGCTCCACGCCTTAAGTAGTAAACTCAGATGGGCCTTACCAACCTCCAATTATACGTGTGCCTCTTCAGACTTCGTCATCTCGACAGCAGTCTTCATCCCCGTGTTCGGATTCTCACCCAACATCGCCACAGTCGCCGTCCCAACAAGCTCAGGTATCGTCTCCTTCCTCTGACTCTCGATCTCTTTCTTCTTCCCCCTCCAACTCTGAGCCCACTGCTCCAAATCAAAATGGGCCACAACCCACACGGCCCAGCCCACTCACCAAATAAATGAAACTCATGAATCTTTACATACAACTCCATCACTATCAAATTCTCCGACTCGTGTCTCTTCAGCCATTGAACCACAAATTCAGCCACCGCAAAATGACCAAAATTCCCTTAACCCACAAAATCCCGACGACGACGTCATGATACAACCACCACATAATCAACATTAGATGCAGACAAGAGCAAAGAACATGATTGTCAAATCAAACTCGAAATTTAGTCTCATTGTCTCCGGGAAACTATCTAATCGGGAGCCACGTACGGTAGCTCAAGCTCTCAAAGATGAACGCTGGCGGAAGGCAATGTCGAAGGAGTATGATGTGCAAATTGAGTACGGAACATGGGATTTGGTACCGTCTAACCCGTCTCAGAATCTTGTCACTTGCAGGTGGATATACACAACAAAGTACTTCGCCAATGGAGAAGAGGACAGACCTAAAGCTCGCTTAGTAGCGCGTGGTCACACACAACAGTATGGTGTTGACTACAGTGAGACTTTTAATCCAGTCATTAAGTCGACTACGATTCGTTTCGTGTTGGATATTGCAGTCCCTCAAGGATGGCAGCTCAAACAGCTAGATGTCAACAACGCTTTTCTACAAGGCGAGCTGCAGGAGGAAGTTTACATGACTCAGCCACCAGGGTTCGTCGATACTGACCGACCACACCATGTCTGCAAGTTGAAGAAATCGATTTATGGTCTGAAACAGGCACCACGGGCCTGGTATCTGTCGTTGAAGAAGCATCTGCTAGATATTGGATTTCAAAATTCTATGGCTGATACGTCACTGTTTATTCATCACACTGGTGATCATCATACATATATACTTGTATATGTTGATGATATAATTGTGACAGGAAGTAATCATCAGCTTGTCTATGCGGTTTTGAAGTCTCTTGCAACTCGGTTTTCTATCAAGGATCCGGTGGATTTGCATTACTTCTTGGGAATTGAGGTCACACGGTCTACTACAGGTCTTCATCTTATGCAGCGTAGGTATATTCTCGACCTGCTTGGTCGCACAAACATGTTGGATGCCAAGACAGTCTCTACTCCTATGCAGACTACACCAAAGTTAACTTTGAAGGACAGCCCTCCTCTGTCTGATGCGTCTCAGTATAGGTCTATTGTTGGAAGTTTACAATATCTGGCGTTCACAAGGCCGGACATTTCATATGCGGTCAACAGATTGTCCCAGTTTATGCATCAACCGACCGAGTGTCACTGGCAAGCAGTTAAGCGTGTATTGCGGTACTTGGCAGGGACTCCAAGCCATGGCGTCTACATGAAGAAAGGCTCGCCGCTAACTCTACATGCCTTTACTGATGCGGATTGGGCAGGTGACAGTGATGATTATGTCTCCACCAATGCCTATGTCATCTACCTTGGGTCTACGCCGGTTTCATGGTCGTCCAAGAAGCAGAATGGAGTTGCCAGATCATCTACGAAGCAGAATACAGAGCAGTCGCGAACACAGCTTCTGAAGTTCGATGGTTATGCTCGCTACTTCAAGAACTTGGTATCAAACTATCTGTCTCACCGGTCATATATTGTGATAATGTTGGTGCAACGTATCTCTGCGCTAACCCGGTGTTTCACTCAAGGATGAAACACATTGCTATTGATTATCACTTCATCAGAAACATGATTCAGCTTGGAATGGTTCGCGTAGCACACGTCTCAACCAAGGATCAATTGGCGGATGCGCTAACAAAGCCATTGAGCAGACAACCATTTCTTCAAGCAACATCCAAGATTGGAGTAACAAGAGTTCCTCCATCTTGAGGGGGCGTATCAAGGATAGATGTATATATGAAAAGGATACGTGTGTAAATCATATTAACCTAGACATAGAGAGCTCTCTACACATATATATTGTACCGTGTTGCACCTAATAACACTCACATTCTCTAATCTATAAAAACATTGTTTTTCACAAGAGGGAAAATTCTTTATTACTGGATTGATAGTGCAAAAATTATGTGTAAATTTGTGAAAACAATTGGAATATTGCATCCGGTCATTGATCCTTAGTGATTGTGAGTTTTATTTGTTGACACTTATAAGTTATAAAACACTTAGTTCTTCCTAATCAATCTGGAAAATAATAGCAGTTTTCCCTCTTCTAGCAAACTAACGTCTCGTTTGCTATCTTGTTTTCTGCCTAGATTCCTTGTTACTACTAGTTTTTTACTATTGACAAATCATAGTTGGACACTTAACTAATTACTTAATGTAACAGATTTAATTATTTATATTAACTCTTAATAATCAGTATGATATTAATAATAAATTAATTTTTAAAATAATATTATTATAATTAATGTTGTTTAAAATTTTATCATTAAAAATTATGTTATTCTTATAAATTTATAATTTCAATTTATACTGTATTAATAAATCAATTTAACTGTAATTTGAATTTTATTTAGTTATACCAAATATTTTTTATAAAATAATTAATTAATTGATTTCGTGATTAGAAATAAAATTTTATTATAGTTTATGTTAATTAAAATGTTATCATAAAACAAAAGAAAATAAAAATTTTATGCTGTTTTATAAACTTTATCATTATAGTCTATTTCTATAATATTATTTGAGAAGTCAGTTTCCTACGTGTCGCTCTCACGTTAACTTTCACGGTGGTTGATTACGATGATACCCTTAATGAATCAAATATATCTAATTAACATTATTATATATGTATTTTATTTTTCCTTTTTTTAGGTCTCCTTTTCTTTATTTTTTTCAAATAACCAATTTAAAAAAGAAAATTTATAAATTTTAAAAACGAAAATATCTTTTATATTGTAATCATAATAAGAAAAGCTCACAAAATAATCTTGATTTTAAAGTAAAGACATAATTTTCCCTTCTAAAAGATAATCTTAAACAACATAATATAAATTTTAAAATTATTAAGCATTTTATTTAAATAAATCTATTTTTCAAATTATTACAAAATAATTTAAATAATATAAACTAAGATATCTTCAATGAAAAAAATTTAATTCAATCTTTCTTTTTTTATTTAAGTTCCCTATTATATTTTCAAGTAACATATATGATAAAGAAAATATTAATAAAATTTAAAATGAATATATTTTTTATATATAATGTGATTTCATAAAAAAAAAAGTTTAGAAAAATACCCTTGATATTAAAGTAAAGAAATAATCTTCTCTTTTAAAATTTATCGGTTATGTTTTTATGTAACTTTGTACCTATCATCACTTTATTTTTATAATTTTATTT
The DNA window shown above is from Brassica oleracea var. oleracea cultivar TO1000 chromosome C3, BOL, whole genome shotgun sequence and carries:
- the LOC106330123 gene encoding RNA-binding protein 42-like; this translates as MDLIAKRSPLTPPGLYLFSIDFVQKLVGSVHIFKAHSPEFSNCVTNNHIYTQAHQLFQRDAQTITPEALENVKAALASSETEHKAETKKRAIPRKAAGQSWEDPTLAEWPENDYRLFCGDLGNEVNDDVLSKAFARFPTFNMAKVIRDKRTGKTKGYGFVSFLDPADLAAALKEMNGKYVGNRPIKLRKSSRKERTDQEAAERQKHHNNKKQKTVKKKSVLHK
- the LOC106334011 gene encoding diphthine--ammonia ligase-like, which codes for MKVVALVSGGKDSCYVMMKCIQHGHEIVALANLLPVDELDSYMYQTVGHQIIVTYAECMNVPLFRRRIIGSSRHQKLSYQMTPEDEVDDMFVLLSEVKRQIPKTLQTSNIN